The Ooceraea biroi isolate clonal line C1 chromosome 1, Obir_v5.4, whole genome shotgun sequence genome has a window encoding:
- the LOC105280242 gene encoding RNA-binding protein 1 isoform X4 encodes MSRYREWDLSCKVYVGNLGSSASKHEIESAFSKYGPLRNVWVARNPPGFAFVEFEDPRDAEDAVRGLDGTRCCGTRVRVEMSSGRSRRGGGGRRPGPRYSRFYQRQLLALLVSPPLLLLLLLLLLLLLLQPP; translated from the exons ATGTCACGCTACCGTGAGTGGGATTTATCGTGTAAGGTTTATGTTGGCAATCTGGGTAGCAGTGCTAGCAAACATGAAATTGAAAGTGCATTCAGCAAATATGGTCCACTGAGGAACGTATGGGTAGCAAGAAATCCACCTGGTTTCGCATTTGTGGAATTTGAAGATCCACGAGATGCTGAAGATGCAGTAAGAGGATTAGATGGAAC ACGTTGCTGTGGAACTAGAGTAAGAGTAGAAATGTCATCCGGAAGAAGCCGACGCGGTGGTGGTGGCCGTAGACCTGGCCCAAGATATTCAAG ATTCTACCAGCGTCAGCTCCTAGCTCTGCTCGTCTCCCCgccactactactactactgctactactactactactactactactacagCCACCGTGA
- the LOC105280242 gene encoding RNA-binding protein 1 isoform X6: MSRYREWDLSCKVYVGNLGSSASKHEIESAFSKYGPLRNVWVARNPPGFAFVEFEDPRDAEDAVRGLDGTRCCGTRVRVEMSSGRSRRGGGGRRPGPRYSRSRSRSPRRRSLTRSRSRDRRSRSDSRDRR; this comes from the exons ATGTCACGCTACCGTGAGTGGGATTTATCGTGTAAGGTTTATGTTGGCAATCTGGGTAGCAGTGCTAGCAAACATGAAATTGAAAGTGCATTCAGCAAATATGGTCCACTGAGGAACGTATGGGTAGCAAGAAATCCACCTGGTTTCGCATTTGTGGAATTTGAAGATCCACGAGATGCTGAAGATGCAGTAAGAGGATTAGATGGAAC ACGTTGCTGTGGAACTAGAGTAAGAGTAGAAATGTCATCCGGAAGAAGCCGACGCGGTGGTGGTGGCCGTAGACCTGGCCCAAGATATTCAAG GTCGAGATCTCGCAGCCCTCGCAGAAGATCTTTGACTAGAAGTCGCAGCCGTGATCGCCGTTCTCGTTCGGATTCCCGTGACAGACG TTAG
- the LOC105280242 gene encoding RNA-binding protein 1 isoform X1 produces MSRYREWDLSCKVYVGNLGSSASKHEIESAFSKYGPLRNVWVARNPPGFAFVEFEDPRDAEDAVRGLDGTRCCGTRVRVEMSSGRSRRGGGGRRPGPRYSRSCSRSPRRSSVSKYSRFYQRQLLALLVSPPLLLLLLLLLLLLLLQPP; encoded by the exons ATGTCACGCTACCGTGAGTGGGATTTATCGTGTAAGGTTTATGTTGGCAATCTGGGTAGCAGTGCTAGCAAACATGAAATTGAAAGTGCATTCAGCAAATATGGTCCACTGAGGAACGTATGGGTAGCAAGAAATCCACCTGGTTTCGCATTTGTGGAATTTGAAGATCCACGAGATGCTGAAGATGCAGTAAGAGGATTAGATGGAAC ACGTTGCTGTGGAACTAGAGTAAGAGTAGAAATGTCATCCGGAAGAAGCCGACGCGGTGGTGGTGGCCGTAGACCTGGCCCAAGATATTCAAG ATCCTGTTCAAGAAGCCCAAGGAGATCATCGGTCAGCAAATATTCCAG ATTCTACCAGCGTCAGCTCCTAGCTCTGCTCGTCTCCCCgccactactactactactgctactactactactactactactactacagCCACCGTGA
- the LOC105280239 gene encoding SET and MYND domain-containing protein 4, with protein sequence MSENESGPEIGGFFRSNLLAVRKAIHPRDFKKFATFESNGERAAFILSYSEAHRLPLGIEKSMVKDSNGAIQLKDAGNKLFGRGEFAKALATYSNAVLLAPSTELSIILANRSAALYHLEHHEHALGDIEEALRLGYPHNLLYKLEERRARCLLSLKRHDDAVEAFRRALRALDDAKIPSERKRKFEADIRVMLAVMDKGKRLLNEAASKNQPQVNVKQKSNPRSEENHGRWFFPERKRNPLYPACSRSIEIRNEGGDVGRHAVATREIAPGEIVIAERPHCASLLAENRLTHCHLCFVRILVPISAACRTCSCVAYCSRHCRDVDAQVHLRECKLLPILWHSKASVTCFLALRAIVQKPYEQVLELKERIKDSGSATNITAGNPYRGDDYMTFYNLITHEDKRLPEDIFHRAYMAAWLFRLLKTSEYLPENVKTADSADSKLSDEELFIAGLLLHNLQLLQFNTHEISELVKPKGETTLAKAKSIFIGGGVYPTVAMLNHSCNPGVVRYFIGTTMIVRAIRTINTSEEISENYGPIFTTMPENDRKRRLRVQYWFDCNCEACSGHWPLLEDLDPTVLRFKCDTGPSCGNVLLVRSDTNEFMVCCAKCNKSTNILKGLKTLQDTDALFRIASTNLEQDRNEQALKAYLEILKLLDETLALPIRDYHLCQQGVRLCALALGNRAST encoded by the exons ATGTCGGAAAATGAGTCGGGACCAGAAATCGGTGGTTTTTTCCGTTCGAATTTGCTGGCCGTGCGAAAAGCGATCCATCCACGAGACTTCAAGAAATTCGCCACCTTCGAATCGAACGGTGAGAGAGCAGCTTTCATTCTGAGTTACTCCGAGGCTCATCGGCTACCTTTGGGGATAGAGAAATCAATGGTCAAAGATAGCAATGGTGCTATTCAGCTAAAAGATGCCGGTAACAAATTATTTGGTCGCGGCGAATTCGCGAAAGCCTTGGCAACATATTCGAATGCAGTTCTTCTAGCACCATCAACAG AATTAAGCATCATCCTCGCAAATCGCTCGGCCGCTCTGTATCACTTGGAGCATCACGAGCACGCATTGGGAGACATCGAGGAAGCCTTGCGGCTCGGTTATCCGCATAATCTCCTGTACAAACTTGAAGAACGACGAGCCAGATGTTTGTTGAGCCTAAAGAGGCACGACGATGCGGTTGAGGCGTTTAGGCGTGCTCTTCGGGCCCTGGACGATGCCAAGATACCGTCGGAACGCAAACGGAAGTTCGAGGCGGACATCAGGGTGATGCTCGCGGTGATGGACAAGGGCAAGCGGCTCTTAAACGAAGCCGCCTCGAAGAATCAACCGCAGGTTAACGTCAAGCAAAAGTCCAATCCGCGTTCTGAAGAGAACCACGGCAGGTGGTTCTTCcccgagaggaagaggaaccCTCTGTATCCCGCTTGCAGCAGGTCGATCGAGATCAGGAACGAGGGAGGAGACGTGGGTAGGCACGCCGTGGCGACCAGGGAGATAGCACCCGGTGAGATCGTGATCGCGGAAAGACCTCATTGCGCGTCTCTCTTGGCGGAGAACAG GCTCACACATTGTCACCTGTGCTTCGTGAGGATACTCGTGCCGATTTCGGCGGCCTGTCGCACCTGCAGCTGCGTCGCGTATTGCAGTCGTCATTGCAGAGATGTAGACGCTCAAGTGCATCTGCGGGAGTGCAAGCTGCTGCCGATCCTGTGGCACTCGAAAGCTTCGGTCACGTGCTTCTTGGCATTACGAGCGATCGTGCAGAAACCTTACGAGCAAGTTCTCGAGTTGAAGGAACGAATCAAGGATTCCGGAAGTGCAACGAACATCACCGCGGGGAATCCGTATCGAGGGGACGATTATATGACTTTCTACAAtctaa TTACCCACGAGGACAAGAGATTGCCCGAGGACATTTTTCACAGGGCTTACATGGCGGCATGGCTGTTCAGACTCTTGAAAACCAGCGAATACTTACCGGAAAACGTAAAAACCGCCGATTCTGCGGACAGCAAGCTGTCCGACGAGGAATTGTTCATCGCGGGTTTGCTGTTACATAATTTGCAATTGCTTCAATTCAACACGCACGAG ATTTCAGAACTGGTGAAACCAAAAGGGGAAACGACACTCGCCAAGGCTAAAAGTATATTCATAGGCGGTGGTGTTTATCCTACAGTAGCAATGTTAAATCACTCTTGCAATCCTGGCGTAGTAcg GTATTTTATTGGCACTACCATGATCGTTCGTGCTATTCGCACGATTAACACAAGTGAGGAGATCTCTGAAAATTATGGTCCCATTTTCACAACCATGCCCGAAAATGATCGCAAGAGAAGATTACGGGTGCAATATTGGTTCGATTGCAATTGTGAAGCATGCTCCGGGCATTGGCCGCTTCTCGAGGACTTGGATCCAACAGTACTCAG ATTTAAATGCGATACTGGGCCGTCTTGTGGTAATGTTTTGCTGGTTAGAAGCGACACAAATGAATTCATGGTCTGTTGCGCTAAATGCAACAAGAGCACAAACATTCTGAAGGGTCTGAAGACTTTGCAAGATACAGACGCGCTCTTCAGAATTGCCTCAACGAATCTTGAACAAGACCGAAACGAGCAGGCGCTAAAGGCTTACCTGGAAATCTTAAAATTACTGGATGAGACTCTAGCATTGCCCATCAGAGACTATCATCTCTGTCAACAGGGGGTCAGACTTTGCGCTCTCGCTCTAGGCAACAGAGCTAGTACttga
- the LOC105280242 gene encoding RNA-binding protein 1 isoform X5 — MSRYREWDLSCKVYVGNLGSSASKHEIESAFSKYGPLRNVWVARNPPGFAFVEFEDPRDAEDAVRGLDGTRCCGTRVRVEMSSGRSRRGGGGRRPGPRYSRSRSRSPRRRSLTRSRSRDRRSRSDSRDRRY; from the exons ATGTCACGCTACCGTGAGTGGGATTTATCGTGTAAGGTTTATGTTGGCAATCTGGGTAGCAGTGCTAGCAAACATGAAATTGAAAGTGCATTCAGCAAATATGGTCCACTGAGGAACGTATGGGTAGCAAGAAATCCACCTGGTTTCGCATTTGTGGAATTTGAAGATCCACGAGATGCTGAAGATGCAGTAAGAGGATTAGATGGAAC ACGTTGCTGTGGAACTAGAGTAAGAGTAGAAATGTCATCCGGAAGAAGCCGACGCGGTGGTGGTGGCCGTAGACCTGGCCCAAGATATTCAAG GTCGAGATCTCGCAGCCCTCGCAGAAGATCTTTGACTAGAAGTCGCAGCCGTGATCGCCGTTCTCGTTCGGATTCCCGTGACAGACGGTATTGA
- the LOC105280242 gene encoding RNA-binding protein 1 isoform X2 — protein sequence MSRYREWDLSCKVYVGNLGSSASKHEIESAFSKYGPLRNVWVARNPPGFAFVEFEDPRDAEDAVRGLDGTRCCGTRVRVEMSSGRSRRGGGGRRPGPRYSRSCSRSPRRSSVSKYSRSRSRSPRRRSLTRSRSRDRRSRSDSRDRRY from the exons ATGTCACGCTACCGTGAGTGGGATTTATCGTGTAAGGTTTATGTTGGCAATCTGGGTAGCAGTGCTAGCAAACATGAAATTGAAAGTGCATTCAGCAAATATGGTCCACTGAGGAACGTATGGGTAGCAAGAAATCCACCTGGTTTCGCATTTGTGGAATTTGAAGATCCACGAGATGCTGAAGATGCAGTAAGAGGATTAGATGGAAC ACGTTGCTGTGGAACTAGAGTAAGAGTAGAAATGTCATCCGGAAGAAGCCGACGCGGTGGTGGTGGCCGTAGACCTGGCCCAAGATATTCAAG ATCCTGTTCAAGAAGCCCAAGGAGATCATCGGTCAGCAAATATTCCAG GTCGAGATCTCGCAGCCCTCGCAGAAGATCTTTGACTAGAAGTCGCAGCCGTGATCGCCGTTCTCGTTCGGATTCCCGTGACAGACGGTATTGA
- the LOC105280235 gene encoding ubiquitin carboxyl-terminal hydrolase 30 homolog, with translation MDVEKIAMFAGVGFAIAVGLFVLWGPSPKPRKKGQVVGINNLGYTCFLNSLLQALAACPTFILWLQKQQEKDRSFTNTLFSVLRKINGFADDLYGNVTPIEIISSIGSLWNFGPGHQDAHELFHVILSALDAEIQPINRKGCLSDALPPSPTVKCDARGVGDVLRSASCNDIASAKNNTVAPKGFDKNCNNQMVTSTSSVSSMSPSSCRPGMILARSSELLSRNVQSNGDCKSPFRSWKSLCSMPFVNIPSVETHLFSGLITSQFQCSGCLWKSSVRYDKLETLSLPLPPLTSLFVPQHYTLEWLLSRFVDSEIVNDVQCDGCSLRCAAIKTLTLGKLPKCLCLHIPRTTWSSSGVLIKRDDQITFPEILVLDPYTYTETKKRSAQGDVKSVERNEYLMTIQGKHKYRLCAVIEHRGPVDSGHFVCFRRGNRVNQWLYTSDIVVESVSLTQVLFASPYLLFYERMSDINPS, from the exons ATGGATGTGGAAAAGATTGCAATGTTTGCCGGCGTGGGCTTTGCTATCGCTGTTGGCCTCTTCGTCTTATGGGGCCCATCACCTAAACCCAGAAAAAAAG GTCAAGTTGTTGGGATCAACAATTTGGGATATACCTGTTTCCTAAATTCTCTTTTGCAAGCACTAGCTGCTTGTCCTACATTTATCCTTTGGCTTCAGAAACAACAGGAGAAGGACAGAAGCTTTACTAATACATTGTTCTCCGTTCTCAGGA AAATCAACGGTTTTGCCGACGATTTATATGGCAACGTGACGCCtatcgaaattatttcttccatTGGTTCCTTGTGGAATTTTGGTCCTGGTCATCAAGACGCCCACGAATTGTTCCATGTGATTTTAAGTGCATTAGATGCTGAAATACAGCCAATAAACAGG AAAGGCTGTTTGTCCGACGCACTGCCCCCTAGTCCAACCGTGAAATGTGACGCGAGAGGAGTGGGCGATGTGCTCAGAAGCGCGTCCTGCAATGACATCGCTTCAGCAAAGAACAATACCGTTGCTCCAAAGGGTTTTGACAAAAACTGTAACAATCAGATGGTAACTTCGACCTCGTCAGTATCGAGTATGTCTCCGAGTTCATGTAGACCCGGCATGATTCTCGCTAGATCCTCGGAGTTGCTCTCGCGAAACGTTCAGAGCAACGGTGACTGCAAGAGCCCCTTTAGATCATGGAAATCCCTGTGCTCCATGCCGTTCGTCAACATTCCTTCAGTGGAAACCCATCTGTTCTCGGGTCTGATCACCAGCCAGTTTCAGTGCAGTGGTTGTCTGTGGAAG TCTTCAGTGCGCTACGACAAACTCGAGACATTGTCGTTACCTTTACCACCGCTCACTTCGTTATTCGTGCCACAACATTATACTCTGGAGTGGTTGCTCTCGCGTTTCGTGGACAGCGAGATCGTAAATGACGTGCAGTGCGACGGATGTTCATTGCGTTGCGCCGCTATCAAGACTCTTACTCTCGGCAAACTGCCCAAATGCTTATGCCTGCATATCCCGAGGACCACGTGGAGCTCCTCTGGCGTACTGATTAAAAGGGATGATCAAATCACATTCCCCGAAATTCTGGTGCTAGATCCATACACTTATACGGAGACGAAGAAAAGAAGCGCGCAG GGTGACGTGAAATCCGTTGAGCGCAACGAGTATCTCATGACAATACAGGGTAAACACAAGTATCGGCTGTGCGCAGTGATCGAACATCGCGGCCCAGTGGATTCCGGCCACTTCGTTTGCTTTAGACGCGGAAACAGAGTGAATCAATGGCTGTATACATCCGACATCGTCGTCGAGAGTGTATCCTTGACGCAGGTGCTATTCGCTAGCCCATACCTGCTCTTCTACGAGCGCATGAGCGATATTAATCCTAGCTAG
- the LOC105280242 gene encoding RNA-binding protein 1 isoform X3, with product MSRYREWDLSCKVYVGNLGSSASKHEIESAFSKYGPLRNVWVARNPPGFAFVEFEDPRDAEDAVRGLDGTRCCGTRVRVEMSSGRSRRGGGGRRPGPRYSRSCSRSPRRSSVSKYSRSRSRSPRRRSLTRSRSRDRRSRSDSRDRR from the exons ATGTCACGCTACCGTGAGTGGGATTTATCGTGTAAGGTTTATGTTGGCAATCTGGGTAGCAGTGCTAGCAAACATGAAATTGAAAGTGCATTCAGCAAATATGGTCCACTGAGGAACGTATGGGTAGCAAGAAATCCACCTGGTTTCGCATTTGTGGAATTTGAAGATCCACGAGATGCTGAAGATGCAGTAAGAGGATTAGATGGAAC ACGTTGCTGTGGAACTAGAGTAAGAGTAGAAATGTCATCCGGAAGAAGCCGACGCGGTGGTGGTGGCCGTAGACCTGGCCCAAGATATTCAAG ATCCTGTTCAAGAAGCCCAAGGAGATCATCGGTCAGCAAATATTCCAG GTCGAGATCTCGCAGCCCTCGCAGAAGATCTTTGACTAGAAGTCGCAGCCGTGATCGCCGTTCTCGTTCGGATTCCCGTGACAGACG TTAG
- the LOC105280236 gene encoding mediator of RNA polymerase II transcription subunit 18: protein MTAPISTAMDSLSAALKSNIIPNQEYLLQGSVLDSAVEVLLHRLRGLCDNVDSGPETFNDHEMCFSIRRGSPQEQPLLLRVRRAMDYQDMPWQLRYIGQPELGDKSRPTIVRSSIDIATSNTVVEFLTELGCKLDFEYIARGYMFRKGRMKVTVSKIFKMNQSKMPESVEAISQSYLVELSVLAPSGQDAIAEDMRIFAEQLRPLVQLEKIDYKRLVH, encoded by the exons ATGACTGCTCCGATCAGTACTGCCATGGACAGCTTGAGCGCTGCGCTTAAATCCAATATTATTCCAAATCAAGAGTACTTGCTTCAAGGATCGGTATTGGATAGTGCCGTAGAAGTCCTGCTGCACAGACTTCGTGGTTTATGTGATAATGTAGATAGTGGACCAGAAACTTTCAACGATCACGAGATGTGCTTCAGCATCCGCAG AGGCTCTCCACAAGAACAACCATTATTGTTACGTGTACGACGCGCTATGGACTATCAGGACATGCCATGGCAGTTGCGATACATCGGCCAACCTGAACTGGGTGATAAATCACGACCAACAATTGTACGCAGCAGCATCGATATCGCCACCAGCAACACAGTCGTGGAGTTTCTCACTGAACTAGGTTGCAAGCTAGATTTTGAGTACATTGCTCGTGGTTACATGTTCCGCAAAGGCCGGATGAAAGTTACCGTGTCAAAGATCTTTAAGATGAACCAAAGCAAGATGCCAGAAAGTGTAGAAGCGATATCACAAAGCTACTTGGTAGAACTCAGTGTGTTGGCTCCCAGTGGGCAGGATGCTATTGCAGAGGACATGAGGATATTTGCGGAACAATTGCGACCCCTGGTGCAACTTGAAAAGATAGATTACAAGAGACTGGTGcattag